In Enoplosus armatus isolate fEnoArm2 chromosome 2, fEnoArm2.hap1, whole genome shotgun sequence, one DNA window encodes the following:
- the LOC139292652 gene encoding high affinity choline transporter 1-like isoform X2, producing the protein MSLNVPGLVVMAAFYLLILGTGIWASMRSKREEKKCSGDGMEITLLAGRNINLLVGIFTLTATWVGGGFILGIAEATYNPTLGAVWALMPVPYVLTFFLGGFFFAKPMRENKYVTMMDPFQQKYGNVLSSALIFPALVADVLWVARTLVSLGGTMSVILDLSYVYSIIISSVVAITYTLLGGLYSVAYTDVIQLILIFVSLALGGLAYQAFYQRILSASSYTQAQVTCFASSAFCLVLGIPSVLVGAVAASTDWNSTSYGLPTPYERDQAGSILPIALQYLTPAYVSVIGIGAVAAAVMSSMDSALLSSASLFSSNIYKNIIRKQASDREMQWVIRISVVVVGLAGTALTFLDSSVLVFWLVGVDMSYTIMFPQLVCVLFFKVSNGYGATVGYMMGIVLRVLSGEPLIGLPPAIHFPGCRLDAEGKLTQFFPFRTAIMVISLASILLVSWLASIIFNKGLLSERWDVFKIKRKQKPTARAADGKRTNSDNEEASAAKQLLDTTTSC; encoded by the exons ATGTCTCTCAATGTGCCGGGTCTGGTGGTGATGGCAGCGTTCTACCTGCTGATCTTGGGCACAGGCATCTGGGCGTCCATGCGCTccaagagggaggagaagaagtgcTCAGGAGATGGCATGGAGATAACGCTATTGGCCGGACGCAACATCAACTTGCTAGTCGGCATCTTCACTCTTACTG CTACATGGGTGGGTGGAGGCTTCATCCTCGGTATAGCTGAGGCAACATACAACCCAACACTAGGCGCAGTGTGGGCTCTCATGCCTGTGCCTTATGTCCTGACCTTCTTCTTAG gTGGCTTTTTCTTTGCCAAGCCTATGAGAGAGAACAAGTACGTGACAATGATGGACCCTTTCCAACAGAAGTATGGGAACGTTCTGAGCAGTGCGCTGATCTTTCCCGCACTGGTGGCCGATGTCCTGTGGGTGGCACGCACACTCGTCAGCCTGG GTGGAACTATGAGTGTGATCCTGGACCTGTCCTACGTCTACTCCATCATCATCTCCTCAGTGGTGGCCATAACCTACACACTGCTGGGGGGGCTCTACTCTGTGGCCTACACAGATGTCATCCAGCTCATCCTGATCTTTGTCAGTCTG gcTCTGGGCGGTTTGGCTTACCAGGCGTTCTACCAAAGAATCCTGTCAGCCTCCTCTTACACCCAGGCTCAAGTGACCTGCTTCGCTTCTTCAGCCTTCTGCCTGGTGCTGGGTATCCCCTCCGTGCTGGTCGGTGCTGTAGCTGCTTCTACAG ACTGGAACTCAACCAGCTATGGATTGCCCACCCCATATGAGCGCGACCAGGCAGGCTCCATCCTCCCCATCGCCCTGCAGTACCTCACGCCCGCCTACGTCTCTGTCATCGGCATCGgagctgtagctgctgctgtcatgtcCTCCATGGACTCAGCTCTTCTGTCCTCAGCTTCATTGTTTTCCTCAAATATCTACAAGAACATCATCAGGAAGCAG GCGTCAGACCGTGAGATGCAGTGGGTGATCCGTATctcagtggtggtggtgggtctGGCTGGCACTGCCCTCACCTTCCTGGACAGCAGCGTCCTGGTCTTCTGGCTTGTGGGCGTGGACATGTCCTACACCATCATGTTCCCTCAGCTGGTCTGCGTCCTCTTCTTCAAGGTGTCTAACGGGTACGGAGCCACCGTGGGCTACATGATGGGAATCGTCCTGAGGGTCCTGAGCGGCGAGCCCCTCATTGGCCTCCCGCCTGCCATCCACTTCCCCGGTTGCCGGCTGGACGCCGAGGGAAAGCTAACCCAGTTCTTCCCCTTCCGCACCGCCATCATGGTCATCTCGCTCGCATCCATTCTGCTCGTCTCCTGGCTGGCGTCAATCATTTTCAACAAGGGCCTGCTGTCCGAGAGGTGGGATGTGTTCAAGATCAAGCGCAAGCAGAAACCGACAGCCAGAGCCGCGGACGGCAAGAGGACCAACTCTGACAACGAAGAAGCCTCCGCGGCCAAGCAGCTACTGGACACCACCACCAGCTGCTGA
- the LOC139292652 gene encoding high affinity choline transporter 1-like isoform X1, which produces MSLNVPGLVVMAAFYLLILGTGIWASMRSKREEKKCSGDGMEITLLAGRNINLLVGIFTLTATWVGGGFILGIAEATYNPTLGAVWALMPVPYVLTFFLGGFFFAKPMRENKYVTMMDPFQQKYGNVLSSALIFPALVADVLWVARTLVSLGGTMSVILDLSYVYSIIISSVVAITYTLLGGLYSVAYTDVIQLILIFVSLWVCVPFLLTNPHSVDISLTAYNQTFQAPWVGTVELDEAGKWFDDFMLLALGGLAYQAFYQRILSASSYTQAQVTCFASSAFCLVLGIPSVLVGAVAASTDWNSTSYGLPTPYERDQAGSILPIALQYLTPAYVSVIGIGAVAAAVMSSMDSALLSSASLFSSNIYKNIIRKQASDREMQWVIRISVVVVGLAGTALTFLDSSVLVFWLVGVDMSYTIMFPQLVCVLFFKVSNGYGATVGYMMGIVLRVLSGEPLIGLPPAIHFPGCRLDAEGKLTQFFPFRTAIMVISLASILLVSWLASIIFNKGLLSERWDVFKIKRKQKPTARAADGKRTNSDNEEASAAKQLLDTTTSC; this is translated from the exons ATGTCTCTCAATGTGCCGGGTCTGGTGGTGATGGCAGCGTTCTACCTGCTGATCTTGGGCACAGGCATCTGGGCGTCCATGCGCTccaagagggaggagaagaagtgcTCAGGAGATGGCATGGAGATAACGCTATTGGCCGGACGCAACATCAACTTGCTAGTCGGCATCTTCACTCTTACTG CTACATGGGTGGGTGGAGGCTTCATCCTCGGTATAGCTGAGGCAACATACAACCCAACACTAGGCGCAGTGTGGGCTCTCATGCCTGTGCCTTATGTCCTGACCTTCTTCTTAG gTGGCTTTTTCTTTGCCAAGCCTATGAGAGAGAACAAGTACGTGACAATGATGGACCCTTTCCAACAGAAGTATGGGAACGTTCTGAGCAGTGCGCTGATCTTTCCCGCACTGGTGGCCGATGTCCTGTGGGTGGCACGCACACTCGTCAGCCTGG GTGGAACTATGAGTGTGATCCTGGACCTGTCCTACGTCTACTCCATCATCATCTCCTCAGTGGTGGCCATAACCTACACACTGCTGGGGGGGCTCTACTCTGTGGCCTACACAGATGTCATCCAGCTCATCCTGATCTTTGTCAGTCTG TGGGTGTGTGTTCCTTTCCTGTTGACCAACCCTCACTCTGTGGACATCTCACTGACGGCCTACAACCAGACCTTCCAGGCTCCCTGGGTTGGCACGGTGGAGCTTGATGAGGCTGGCAAGTGGTTTGACGATTTCATGCTGCTG gcTCTGGGCGGTTTGGCTTACCAGGCGTTCTACCAAAGAATCCTGTCAGCCTCCTCTTACACCCAGGCTCAAGTGACCTGCTTCGCTTCTTCAGCCTTCTGCCTGGTGCTGGGTATCCCCTCCGTGCTGGTCGGTGCTGTAGCTGCTTCTACAG ACTGGAACTCAACCAGCTATGGATTGCCCACCCCATATGAGCGCGACCAGGCAGGCTCCATCCTCCCCATCGCCCTGCAGTACCTCACGCCCGCCTACGTCTCTGTCATCGGCATCGgagctgtagctgctgctgtcatgtcCTCCATGGACTCAGCTCTTCTGTCCTCAGCTTCATTGTTTTCCTCAAATATCTACAAGAACATCATCAGGAAGCAG GCGTCAGACCGTGAGATGCAGTGGGTGATCCGTATctcagtggtggtggtgggtctGGCTGGCACTGCCCTCACCTTCCTGGACAGCAGCGTCCTGGTCTTCTGGCTTGTGGGCGTGGACATGTCCTACACCATCATGTTCCCTCAGCTGGTCTGCGTCCTCTTCTTCAAGGTGTCTAACGGGTACGGAGCCACCGTGGGCTACATGATGGGAATCGTCCTGAGGGTCCTGAGCGGCGAGCCCCTCATTGGCCTCCCGCCTGCCATCCACTTCCCCGGTTGCCGGCTGGACGCCGAGGGAAAGCTAACCCAGTTCTTCCCCTTCCGCACCGCCATCATGGTCATCTCGCTCGCATCCATTCTGCTCGTCTCCTGGCTGGCGTCAATCATTTTCAACAAGGGCCTGCTGTCCGAGAGGTGGGATGTGTTCAAGATCAAGCGCAAGCAGAAACCGACAGCCAGAGCCGCGGACGGCAAGAGGACCAACTCTGACAACGAAGAAGCCTCCGCGGCCAAGCAGCTACTGGACACCACCACCAGCTGCTGA